The genomic stretch aaggacggtcaaacaacacacgtatcaaaatagaaatggatacgacaaataaaatgataagactatgtagtatctgtcgtcaaccaggacacaataagaacaactatcccaatcgaggagcatcatctgagtcataatctttttgtaacattgaatttttgtaaccttcaatttttatatatcattaagtttttgttacaacaaggttcacaacaaacatcactacaacataagcaaacggaaaacaaaatatttctaactgattacacCAATTAAAGtgatgtcatctcgtccaaaaatcatttccctagcatccttatcagttttcattcgcacccaatcaaatatactatcgagtctctcaatacttctaattttttccccttctgatatttttccatctaaccaacgaatcAACTCCCTTTTCAGTTGATCGAAAGTAACGATGCTCtagaagagcatcaacatctgagttttgtctctcgaataaatcacctttacatagcggcgacgaacaccaaacttgtttgcaaaatgatgaaatgagatgtggaaaaatgattcacacaacacctctatgTATAACAAAAATAATTACACTTTGCACTGAGGCGCATACCAATTGGTGCCTCATCTCAAAATTAACACATGGGCGTCAATTGAATTGGCTGCACCATGTGCCCTAaccaatccaattgacgcctcctctctaagtttaagaggagacgccaatttgattggcgcctcctcctaaaaatgaggtagtttgaaaaaaaaaaaaaataaggattgttttgagattttttttaaaaaattagGGGTATTTAGGTAAAAAATTCGAACAAATAAgcattttatttttaaaaagcTAAATCcctttttgaaaaaaaaattatccATTAATTATTTTGTGAAATAATTTAACTTTGTGAGAACGTGATTTTGTGCTAAATTGTAGGTGTCTTCGCTTATCTTTTTTTGGTAAATATCCAACTTTTTAGCGGAAAACAACAGTTGGCCTCTGTAAATAAACTCTTGCTAAATTCTGTATCCAAAAAAAACGTGTATTTTTAAATACATGCATGCATGTATTTTTAATTCAATTGTTAGAATTCATTGTGCCATTCTAATTTCTAACATTTAAGATAAATATAGCTATCCcctctctctctatatatatattaCTCAAAATACTTTGGATCATAAGTGATAACCAACTTTTGATTTATGATATTTGAAATGGATTGTGAGATTAAATTATGTCTGGTAATTATTTTTTTGTTCTCCAGTGCAACGAATTGTGTTTTTGGAGAGCCCCAAGTACCTTGTCTTTTCATTTTTGGAGATTCTTTATCAGATAGTGGAAATAACAATGACGAATCTACCGATGCTAAAGTTAATTACAAACCTTATGGGATTGATTTTCCTTCTGGTCCTACTGGAAGATTTACCAATGGCAGAACTTCTGTGGATATACTCGGTAATATACCGACCGACAGAAAATTATCACATACATAGTTTGCATTTTTTACATTGTACCTGTAATTCTAATATTGCAGGTGATCTTTTGGGATTTGACCATTACATTCCACCCTATGCAAATACCAATGGTGCAGACATTGTTCAAGGTGTTAATTATGCATCTGGTGCAGCAGGAATCCGCAATGAGACCGGAACACATTTGGTAATTCAATGTTGCGCGTTGGATTGAAAGTTTATATCATAGTACTCATTCACACAAATTTAGTAACCATGTTGAAAATGTTGCAGGGTCAAGATATCAGCATGGGAATGCAGTTAGAACATCACAGAGATATTGTTTCTCAGATTGCTAAGAAAGTTGGGAGTGAGGAAGTGCAACAACACCTTAATAAGTGCTTATATTATGTGAATATAGGAAGCAATGATTACCTTAACAATTACTTCCTGCCAGAATATTATCCATCTAATGGAAAGTATAATGCTGACCAATATGCTGTAGCGCTTGTCGAAGAACATTCAACTTATTTAAAGGCATTGCATGATCTTGGAGCAAGAAAGTTTTCTCTGATTGGATTGGGGACTATAGGTTGCGTTCCACATGAAATGATTAGACATGGGAAAAAATTGTGTGTTGAAGAGGAGAGTAAAGCAGCACTACTTTTCAATGACAAACTTAAAGCCCTTGTCGACCGTTTCAATGAAGAATTACCTGATGCAAAGTTCATCTTCATTAACACTGCTATCATGAAAGATGATAGCCTAAAGTTTGGTATATAAACATTTTTCTTCTCATAATAACTCAATCACTTTTCTTTTCACGTTTATATATTATTAATTTTGGTTGGTTTAACTTTCAGATATGATGAATTTGATATGTTGCAAAGTGGGGTCAAATGGGCAGTGTATTCCTAATGAGGAACCATGCAAGGATAGAAAGATGCATCCATTTTTTGATGAATTTCATCCAACTGAGGTGCTCAACAATGCCACTGCAAATATGGCTTATAGTTCTCCTGATCCAGCCTTTGTGTACCCAATGGATATCAGTCATCTTGTTAAGTTGTAACAAGATGGATTTTTATCGTCCGGGTTTTTCTATTGAATTATTCAGTCCAAGAAAAAGTTAGAGGTGATGATTATGCACTCATCTTCGTAAGAACTATGAAGGAAAAGTTAGATACGAATGTTGTAGAATTAGTTCGATGCTCTGATATAATCCAAATTGTAGGTCAAATCTAAGTTAGTTAGGGTTAGGGTTTGTCATTTATTAGTCAAGTCACTTAATTGTATATAAATACATATTGTAATTCAGTTTTATCATTAATCCTAATAATACAATTAATGCTCTTTTactctctctctttctctcttcaCTAAAAGTGTCTCACACACTAACAAATTGATATCTAGAGCTCTAATTAGTTTCTTAATCGCGCTTTCAAGAATCACATGTCAGTGATCGTGTTTTCAGGATCGTGGATTATTAATCGTGGTTGCCGTAAAGATGAATGTTAACAATGACATTCCGaattctcttccaattcttgatgACAAGAATTGGATTCGATGGAGAAAACATATGCATTCTATGTTTGGCTTTCATGAAACCCAAGAAGTGGTTACTAATGACATCACTGAGCTTGCTGAGAATGCAACTGATGCTCAAAGAATCGCGAACAAGGAGATCAACAAGAAAGACTATAAGAATGCGTTTTATTACTAgtacaaataatacatttcatgacaTGGCGAATTTTGATCGGATTTCTGATGTTGAATCGACGAAGGAGGCATGTGATATTCTTATCAAGTATTAAGAATGAGGTGAGAAGGTTAAAGTCTTCAAATTGAAGACGTTATGAAGGCAATATGAATGATTGCAAATGGGAGAAGAAGAAAAGATTGCAAGCTATGTCTCGAAGGCGTAGAAGCTTGTTCATCTCATGAAAGGTTGTGGTGAAAATctaactgataagatgatagttgagaaggtaatgTGTACATTAacctctcactttgatcatgTTATTGTTGCTATTCAAGAATCCAGCAATCTTGAAACATTGAAATCGGAAGATTCGATTGATTCGTTGGAGACATATGAGATGAGGATTGTCGAAAGGAAATGTGTTCAAGATTTGATACAAGCTCTCAAGGCTCAGACACGGAAGAAAATGGTGGTTCCAACAAGTTCAAGGAAAAATGAGACAAGACTTATAGCAAGATTTCTTCGTCGAACTCTCAAAAGCATAAGGTCGATGATAGGGTTTCTAAATCCTCCAAAAGAGGAGAAGGAAACTCCCATTAGAAAGACAAAAAAAGATAAACAAAAAGGTGTGCTCAATGCTATAATTATGAAAAGTGGGGTCACTTTGTCAAGAATTATTGGTACATGAAAAACAAGGGAGTGACAAAAGACAATGAGGAAGGAGAAAACCTTGCACGCCAAGATTCAGATGATTCTGAAGACATGGTGGTTATAGTTGCAGTTGCAGATGAGCATGTCAACACCGAGATATGATTTCTCGACACAGGCTGTTTGAATCACATGACTGGTCGAAAAGTGTGGTTAGCAAGTTTTGACGAGTCtaagaagagcaaggtcagacTTACTGGTAATAGCTCATTTCAAGCACAAGGTACTGGAGTAAAAGTTATGATCAAAGATATACTATATGTACCTGGAATGAAGTGAAACATGTTAAGTATTGGACAATTGGTCGAAAAAGGTTTCTCAGTGGTTATGAAAGATTGAGCCTTTGAACTGTCCGACACCCAGAATAATTTGGTCTTAAAATATCCTCTGTCGAAGAACATGACATTTAAGACCATGAACATTTCGGCTGAGGTACAATGCCTCAAAACAGTTGTCGACCACAAGAATAGTTGGTTGTGGAATTTGAGATTTGACCACTTGAATTTTAGGTCACTCAATCAACTgattactcaagatatggtaacTAGTACCAAGTCTTGAAATGCCTGACAAAGTCTGTAAAGGTTTCTTAATAAGGAAGCAATCCAGAAAGTCTTTTGTTTCGACTATCCCAATGAGGTCCTCTTGCATACTAGAAGTAGTACATTCATATGTATGTGGCCCATTTGAGGATCATActgatgacttctcggcaagtgtactGATACTGTAAAAGTAATAAAAAGATCAAATCCACAGGGATTTTCTTCAAGAAAGACAAAATATGTGcaatttataaaaaaaactagtaaaaaggTGGGGGGTTCGAGTTTCGgtgcgaaaagtaaataaacgaGTAAGCAATGTCACGAAAGCAGTCAGGTTGTGTTGTAGAATCCTTTAttcctctattgttgatgtttgacgCCATGTTTGAATAATCTAATCACTATAATCTCACGGtgaattaacaaaaccgttatagTTGATCCCTTAggaaataactcactaaccattactctgagctttctatccctagtccgcCAGTATAAACAGGGTTAGGCGATGTCTAGAACGTTAATTCTCCATGCCACTGCTTAGGGTTTCCTATCCATATTTAACCAACATAAGTGCAACAATTGCCATAGGTCCAACatatagactaatggtcagtattaCATATCTGTCAaaaaaatcagattaaaagagtatctcacataaaaagaattacaaacaagaagcaattgaataaTATTATAGGTCAATAGGTTCATACaatggtcaaatcaacatagaattCAACAATATAAAAATaagttcatcataacacaacctaacctagaagaGTTTAACTACTCATAGTGTAATTGAAACTACCataattgatagatgaaaataacatGATAATTTCCTTGAAGAGATGGCCTATAATGGAttcaaatgctctaaaaatcTCCATTTGTGCTCTCAAATTCGTATTTCAATCTCTCAAAAtcgtaacccttgtgaaagtgcaCAAAATCCCCTTTTAAAGGTGTTAGAATGGATCAGAACATGTTAGAAAGGCCCATAAAAAGTACCTATCATACGTGTGATGCCTTGCATCATGCACACATTGCAACTTTAAAGACCTTATCATGTGTGCGATGGTGCGTGTGATTATTCAAGTGGATGCATGCTTTTGCTCCCTTTTCCACTCAAGTTTTCACTAAGTCCATAATTTTCAtacttagctattttttcctcattccttggtcattcttcttcattttagctcaactttcacttgttttgctctgattcttcgactaaatatatgcaatgatgGTCTGTCATCACATACCATTGGTGGAATCCCCTATTTTGTCTCATTTGTCAACGAGTAGAGTCGAAAGCTTTGGATCTATGTGATCAGGCGCAAAGACAAAGTATTTTCCATATTTAAGAAGAACCATGCAAGGATAGAAAGATGCATCCATTTTTTTGATGAATTTCATCCAGCTGAGGTGGTCAACAATGTCACTGCAAATATGTCTGATAGTCCTCATGTTCCAGCCTTAGCATACTCAATGGATATCAATCATCTTGTTAAGTTGTAACAAGATGGATTTTTATTGTCCATGTTTTTCTATTGAATTATTCAGTTCAAGAAAAAGTCTTATATTTCTTGCGTTAAACAACGAAATGCTAAGAGCTTTATTTTATTATGATTAAATGATGTATGAATGTTCATGAGTGCACGGATGGATGAACAATTTATTGGTTTCTATAACATTCAGGCACAGGGTTCAAAATATGGGATCACTGTGACGGGGAATATGGTTTAAGAATGATTTCTTTCAAACCAAGACTCTCACTTTGCAAGATCTAGGGCTTTTGAGAAATTGGATGTAAGACACtgttcttagagtcatggactcCCTTGACTGTCTTCCGATTATGTCAATTTACTTTCCAGGAGACAACTCCATTAAGAAAATCTACACTAAGCAAGATCTTTGTATCGACCCTCGCGGGGAGAGCTCCTGGGGACCTATACTACGTGACCATCGGTCTAGGCTGGCCAAGGTTAAATATTTTAcaaaaggggtcttagggtcacaTGCTCTAATGAAGAGAAGGATGCTTACGCTGAAACCTCGACAGACATCAATACCTTTAAAAAAGTttaccactaagtgaggttctcgtatcgacccTCGTGAGGAAAGCTCCTCGGGGACCTATATTACTCAACCTATCATATCTCAAGCAAACTCTCAGACTCGGATGGAAAGTCTCTTAGACAAGATTTAATTGCAATCATTATTAACCATTTTTTTCTTTGCCACAGAGGCAAAGTCATAGACAAAGGAAAAATATATATAGTTAGTaataaaagaataaaagaataaaGATAGAAAAATAAATAAGCAGATAAACCTCTACACACGCAAAAAGACAACCTAAACTAGGCTTGGCTTGCTTAAGGAAATCGAGTCTCCAACAGAGTCTCCAGTTGTCGCTACCGAGGTTTTGAGGATCAGGTAAGCGAAATCGAACATACTGAATAAAAGAATGTGCCTGCTCTCAAAGAGAGAGAAAAAGCGtaaaacagaagagtcgccaccgaattttattaGAGTTCCTCTATAGGAGAAGggaggggaaatagtcgataaaaccctcaaaaatgaaaaaat from Lathyrus oleraceus cultivar Zhongwan6 chromosome 7, CAAS_Psat_ZW6_1.0, whole genome shotgun sequence encodes the following:
- the LOC127107244 gene encoding GDSL esterase/lipase At1g29670, whose protein sequence is MDCEIKLCLVIIFLFSSATNCVFGEPQVPCLFIFGDSLSDSGNNNDESTDAKVNYKPYGIDFPSGPTGRFTNGRTSVDILGDLLGFDHYIPPYANTNGADIVQGVNYASGAAGIRNETGTHLGQDISMGMQLEHHRDIVSQIAKKVGSEEVQQHLNKCLYYVNIGSNDYLNNYFLPEYYPSNGKYNADQYAVALVEEHSTYLKALHDLGARKFSLIGLGTIGCVPHEMIRHGKKLCVEEESKAALLFNDKLKALVDRFNEELPDAKFIFINTAIMKDDSLKFDMMNLICCKVGSNGQCIPNEEPCKDRKMHPFFDEFHPTEVLNNATANMAYSSPDPAFVYPMDISHLVKL